AGCCACCATGTTACAACTGGCATCGGAAGACGATTCTATCGTTTTCATCACCGGTGATCTTGGATATGCCGCACTGGAAACTTTACAGGGCAAGCTGGGAAAAAGATTTATAAATGCAGGTGTTGCCGAACAAAATATGGTCGGTGTGGCAGCTGGTTTTGCACATAAAGGATATAAAGTTTTTTGTTACAGCATCGCTCCATTCATCGTTTACCGCTGTCTGGAACAATTCCGTAATGACGTTTGCTTCCATAATCTTCCGGTTTTTCTGGTTGGAAATGGTGGCGGATACGGTTATGGAATTATGGGCAGCAGCCATCATACGCTGGAAGATATTGCCTGTTTGAGTGGTTTACAAAATGCAAATGTCTGGGTACCGGCTTTTGCTGACGAAGTAGAACCTGTTATCAGACAAATCGTTTCTGATTCCCGTCCAGCTTATCTGCGTTTGGGTTTTGGGCAAAATGCACCTGAAAATTCTTATTCTTCCGGTTCCTTTAAAGTTATTCATCAGGGAGATTCTCCGGAAATTACAATCTTCGCGCTTGGCCCCATTGCCAATAACGTGATGACTTCATTGGGTCAATCAGGAGAACTTGCTTCGAAAGTAAATGTGATCAACGCATTACATTTTCCGTTGGAACTTACAAATGATATCGTCCAGTTGATTGAAAAAGCACCTGCCATTCTTGTAGCCGAAGAGCACGTCGGAACTGGTGGACTTGCGCAGCAGCTTTCAGTGCAGCTTTTGGAAAGAGGTGTTAAAATGAGTTCTTTCAAAAGTTTGAAGGCAGAAGGATATCCTAACCGGTTGTACGGAAGCCAGGCCTACCACCAGAAACTTTCGGAACTGGATCCGGCTTCTCTGACAGCCCATATTCATCAATTAATAATACCTGCATGAGTAAGGGGGCTTTAACGCTGCTGGTAAGCCTGATCATTTTTATTCCCATAGGAGTTTATTTTTATGTGTGGGATTACTATGCCATCAACATTCCGAAATGGGATGACCATGCGTTAAAAGCCTTTATCGTCGAATATGCCCATGCCGGAACCTGGCAGGGAAAATTCAAAGCCATTTTCAAACAGCACAACGAACACCGAATTGCATTAGACCGGTTTTTCGCCTGGCTGGATTTTTCAACTTTCGGCAAGTTGAATTACAGGCATCTGATGCTGATCGGAAATCTGTTGTTGCTTGGAATAATTCCGCTTTGGTATGTACTTTTAAAAAATAACAAAAAGCCTTTATTCGCGCTTGTACCGATTTCTTTCATCTGGCTTACACTTGCTTTTTGGGAAAATATGTACTGGGGAATGGCTGCAATTCAGAACTTTGGCGTCATCACTTTGCTGCTCTGGACACTCTATTTGTGTGTTCATTCCAAGCCATTTTTGTTCTTTTTATCTTTAATTCTGGCGCTTCTGACCATTTCAACGAGTGGAAATGGTTTACTGGTTTTCCCGGTTGGCGCAGTAATGCTTTTCCTTTCCGGTGATCGTAAACGTTTAGCTGCCTGGTGTTTTGTAAGTTTGGCAGGAATTCTGGCTTATTTCTGGACTTATACTAAACCGGAATCGAATCCTGCTTCAAAAGCTTCGCTTTTCCAGTTGGCAAAAGGATATATGGCATTTCTGGGTTCTTTTGCAGAATCGATTCCTGTAAAAGATCATTTCGGAGCCTGCGTTTTTATGGGAATATTTTTATTCCTCGTCGCGATTTCCATTGCTTCGACTACACTTTTCAGGATTTCAACAAAAAAATATGCTGTAAAATTTGAACGGATTACGGATCTGTTTTGCCTTGGAACGATACTGTTTATTTTAGGAACTGCGGTGATCGTGGTATATAGCCGCGCTGGTTTTGGCCTGGAAGGTTTAATTACGAGTCGGTATAAAATTTATTCTGTACTGCTTTTAATGGTTGCTTATCTGTATGTAGTTATTCCAATTCGTGGCAGTTTTTTATCACCATATATTACGGCAATCGTTTTTCTGGCAATCACTTTTAATGTTTTCAGCTATCATTATCATTTGGTCGATGCATTTAATTTGCGAAAAGATTTAACGACAAGCCAATTCAATTGGACTTATACAAATAAAGATTTAAAAGCGCCTGCCGACACTTCTTTCGCAGCCAACATTGTTGAAAAAACACCAATATTTTACGAAAAATGGCTGCCATTAATTGCCATTTCAGACAGACAAGGATATGCAGGAAATTCCCGTGCACTGACAGAATTGTACGCAGGAATATCCTTTGAAAAAACACCAAAATCTTTATTGGTACAAAATACCGGCTTCACAAGTCAGCGTCTTCAGGATAGCGGAATTTATGTTTTGTTAAGCTCTGACAAACGTTATTATGTTTTTCCAACGCACAGAAGCCGGAACAATAACCGGAAAGAACTATTTCTGAAACAATATTATTTCGCGCCTGGATTTTATGCGGATATTCCTTTTTCTTCTCTTGAAAAGGGTCAATACAAAGTCGCAATTATTCGTCAGCAAGGTGATGAAACAGGTATTTTGTTTAAAGACGACAAGATTTCTGTGGACAACGTAACTCAAAATAAAGTAAAAGTAAACTGGTAACATGCACGCAACTGCAAAGGGACATATCATTCAACTGGACGGAATCCGCTTTATAGCAGTTGCCCTCGTACT
The nucleotide sequence above comes from Dyadobacter subterraneus. Encoded proteins:
- a CDS encoding transketolase family protein; translated protein: MRKEFAATMLQLASEDDSIVFITGDLGYAALETLQGKLGKRFINAGVAEQNMVGVAAGFAHKGYKVFCYSIAPFIVYRCLEQFRNDVCFHNLPVFLVGNGGGYGYGIMGSSHHTLEDIACLSGLQNANVWVPAFADEVEPVIRQIVSDSRPAYLRLGFGQNAPENSYSSGSFKVIHQGDSPEITIFALGPIANNVMTSLGQSGELASKVNVINALHFPLELTNDIVQLIEKAPAILVAEEHVGTGGLAQQLSVQLLERGVKMSSFKSLKAEGYPNRLYGSQAYHQKLSELDPASLTAHIHQLIIPA